In Micromonospora cremea, the genomic window GCTCTTGCCCACTTTGACCCGGAGCGTGCGCAGCGGGTGGTGGCCGAACGGCAGGTGCGCCGCGGGTTCGGCAGCGTGGAGGAGTTCGCGGCCGTCGCGAACCTCGCGCCGCACGAGTTCGCTCATCTCAGAAACCTGTTGACCTGCGTACCGCAGCAAGGGCTGCCCGCCAGCTAGCCGCCTTCACCGAGCCGCATATTCGATGTGACCTCGACCCGACCGTGGCATACGCCTGCCTGATCGCAGACACCGACGCCGTTCCGCTCTGCACGTCGCGCCTGCCGAGGCGGTGGCATTGGCTCTCGCCGGCCAACATCCCCCGAGCTGGGCAGGGCCCAGGCAAAGTCGTCAGGTGATGCCGAGTAGGGCCAGCAGTGGACGGCTGCCGCGGGTGTGGTGGCGGTGGGCGGCGGCGATGTTGGTGACGTCGGCGTTGCGGAGGGCGGCCATGACCTGGGGCTCGATGCCGTGCGGATCTGGGAGCGGTCTTCGTCGTAGGTCACGTCGCGGACCCAGTGAATCTTGTTTCCGGCCGACCAGTGGCCGCGGGTCCAATCGGCCAGGTGGGCGGGTTTCGGCCCGTGCACGAGTAGGTCGGTGATGGCGTAGACGGTTTCGGTGGTGGTGCGTTTCGGCTGGTCCAGGCGCCGGCGACGGTGTCGGATCTGCAGCGCTTGCGCGGCGTGTGGGGAGTCGATGCCGGTGGCGAAAGCTCTGCGTCCGTGCCGGCCAACGTGGACATGCGCTATCGGCCACCCGGCGAGACATCCCGGCCCAGCGGCGCATCCCTCAACGCGCGGTATACCTGGGAGTGATAGTTATGACTCCCAGGTATACCGCTCATCAGGACAAGGCCAGCCGTCGAGCCGAGCCCTACCGCGAGACCTGAGGCCCTTCACTTAGCCGTCCAATGCGAGGTCGTCGCGATCCAGGCCCGGCCTCGGGAAAGCCCGGTCACGGCAGGGTCGGCAAGCGCAAACACCTGCTGTAGGACCTCGGCGAAGTCCTGGGGAAGACGATCGTCGAGGCGGTGCTTACGCCGCCAGGCGGCCCAGCGCGACTGCGCCAAGATCCCGTAACTATCAAGCGCCTGGCTCAGCGGCACGAGCGTCACCTCGCGATATTCCGCGACCCGCTGCAGAGCCGCCACCAGATCGTCGCCGTCGACGTCGTGTCTGCGTGACAGGAGGTAGACGTCGGCGAAATCGCGCCAACGGGTATTGGCCTCACCGCGCTGCAACGCCGTCACCAGCTTTTCCGCGTGCGGCGGGCCAGATTCTGAAGGTCGAGGTAGGCGCGACCGCCAACTGTGGCGCGGGTCGGACGTGCGGTCACAGCAGGATCTCCAGTGCCTCTCGGAGCGGTCGCTCTGCCTTGGGGAACTCCCGAGCGATCGTCAACAGCTTCGATGGTGATGCGTTGGGCCGTCTCAACCAACGCCGCAGCGCCGCGTACGCCAGGTCTGGTCCCTCACGGTGCCGTAGCCGGATCGCGTCAACGATGCTGCGCTCCGGGCCGTAGAGCCCGATGGAGATCTCCAGATCAAGCGGCAGCTCCGTACGCCCGATCTCGAAGGTCGTCGGGTCAAACCAATGCCAGGTGACGGGTGCGGTTGTAGCCGGCCGATGACGCCCACGGGGTAGTGCGACATCGATGCGGGAGGGGATTTCGTCAGTGAGGCCGTGACGAGCTAGCGCGGTGGTCAGGCACAGCGTGCCTGAGGGGGCGCGGCGGGCGAGTTCTATGAGGTCGAGGTCGACGATTGCGGCGTCATGCCGCCGGTAGAGACCGCGACCGACAGATGCGATGAGCCCTTGATCCCTCAACCGGTACAGCTGCCACTCGGAGAGGCCAGCGTCGAGGGCCTCGGAGTAGCTGAATGTGACCGGGAGGGCGCTAAGGGGGGAGCCCCCGGTTTCTGATCTTTCCTCCGACCCCACAAGGAAACTCTATACACATCGCCGAAACCTGTAGTGGATTTCCTTGGTGAGATCTACGTCGTCCGTTACACCGACGTAGTCGGTTTGGGGATAATGCCTGGTCAGGCCGCTACCTACCGTGAACCCGTCATCACGATCGGCCCTGGTGTCGGCACCGGTTCCCCCGAACCGGGCAGTCGCCACCGGGGCCTCAGACGGGAGAAAATATGCGTGATCAGAAGGAATCCCGGCGGTTCGGCGCCCGAGCGTCCGTACTCGTGCTCGGTCTCGTCGCGGCCGGAGCGGTGGTCACTCCGGCGAGCCCGGCGTCCGCCGCGGTCCCCGGCCTGGTGCGGATCTCCGCGACCAGCGTCACCAACTCCGCCGACTTCCACAGCGCCACCGCGACCTGCCCGGTCGGCAAGGTGCTGACCGGTACGGGCTACGAGCTGAACGGCGTCACCGGTGAGGGCGTCGTCGAGACCTACGCCCCAACGGCGGCCCGGCCACCGCGCCGACGGCCGTCACCGTGGGCGCCTACGAGACGGAGGCGTTCGCCGGCAGCTGGTCGGTGACGGCGTACGCGATCTGCGCCAACAACCCGCTGCCCGGCCTGGTGCGGGTCTCCACCACCAGCGTCAGCAACTCGGCAGACTTCCACAGCATCACGGCCACCTGCCCGCCCGGCAAGGTGCTCACCGGTACGGGCTACGAGCTGAACGGGGTCACCGGTGAGGGTGTTGTCGACGACTTCCGCCCCAACGGAGGTGTCGCGGCGGCGCCCACCTCGGTGAACGTCGGCGCCTACGAGTCCGACGCCACCGCCCTGAACTGGTCCGCGACCGCGTACGCCATCTGCGCCAACCCGCTGCCCGGCCTGGTGCGGACATCCGCGGTAGGTGCCAGCAACTCCCTCGACTTCCGCAGTGTCGTCGCGACCTGCCCGGTCGGGAAGGTGCTGACCGGTGCCGGCTACGAGCTGAACGGGGTCACTGGCGAGGGCATCGTGGACGACTTCCGCCCCAACGGTGGTCCCGCGACCGCCCCGACGTCGGCCTCGGGTGCATACGAGGAGGACGCGTTCGCCGGCAACTGGTCAGACACGACGTACGCCATCTGCGCCACGGCGTAACCACATCTCATCCGGTGTAGCCGCCCCGCGAACGCGCGGGGCGGCTGAACCGTTGACGTGTCAGATCAGGAGCCGCCCTGACGGTGTACCCGTCCCTCCCGGGCGACAGTGGATCGGCCCTGGTCGCGTTCCGTGCCGGCGGCGCCGGTCGCGGTACGGCGGTTCCGCATGTCCGGCGAGTGCTCCATGGGCGAACCCTGGCGGCCCGGAGCGCCGCTGCCCGGATGCCGCCGGCCTCGCGCCGACTCGCCGCCGCTGTCGTGTTTGTTCTGCTTGTGGCTACCCATGCATCGCGCGTACCCGGTCGCCGGGCGGCTAGTCACGAGCCGACCTGCGGACGTCAGCCGTTGGGTGTCCGTGAGGTGGGCAGGACTGGGGTC contains:
- a CDS encoding nucleotidyl transferase AbiEii/AbiGii toxin family protein, with product MTALQRGEANTRWRDFADVYLLSRRHDVDGDDLVAALQRVAEYREVTLVPLSQALDSYGILAQSRWAAWRRKHRLDDRLPQDFAEVLQQVFALADPAVTGLSRGRAWIATTSHWTAK
- a CDS encoding type IV toxin-antitoxin system AbiEi family antitoxin domain-containing protein, producing MGSEERSETGGSPLSALPVTFSYSEALDAGLSEWQLYRLRDQGLIASVGRGLYRRHDAAIVDLDLIELARRAPSGTLCLTTALARHGLTDEIPSRIDVALPRGRHRPATTAPVTWHWFDPTTFEIGRTELPLDLEISIGLYGPERSIVDAIRLRHREGPDLAYAALRRWLRRPNASPSKLLTIAREFPKAERPLREALEILL